In Achromobacter xylosoxidans A8, a single window of DNA contains:
- a CDS encoding glycosyltransferase family 4 protein, with amino-acid sequence MKIALVTQYFWPESFSINDLVEALVAQGHTVEVFTGKPNYPDGKIFPGYQAEGASEELFAGSVAVHRAPLRPRGAGGAANLARNYLSFVWNGLRHFPRQAKGKSFDIVFVFSLSPITAAIPAIYLKWRLRKPMAMWVLDLWPESLSATGFIKNKFVLNAIGLMVRGIYACSGLIMVQSRAFIDAVSRYADPRKLVYYPNCSRDTPHTLSADTQVPRALLEEMESRFCVVFAGNLGTAQAVETLAAAAEQLKHLPDVRLVLVGSGSMSPWLAEQKQARNLDNLILAGRFPASEMPQFLTRAQGLIVSLKRSEIYAQTVPAKIQTYLSAGRPILASIDGEGARVVEEAGAGLVSPAEDAGQLARNIEQLHGMSAEARTAMGERGRAYFLEHFELEKQAARLAELLQQHIDRGGR; translated from the coding sequence TTGAAGATCGCACTCGTTACCCAGTACTTCTGGCCCGAATCCTTCTCGATCAACGACCTGGTTGAAGCCTTGGTGGCCCAAGGCCATACCGTGGAAGTCTTCACGGGCAAGCCGAACTATCCTGACGGGAAGATCTTCCCTGGATATCAGGCGGAGGGCGCGTCCGAAGAATTGTTTGCCGGCTCCGTCGCTGTGCATCGGGCGCCGTTGCGCCCGCGCGGCGCCGGCGGCGCGGCCAACCTCGCACGTAATTATCTGTCCTTCGTCTGGAACGGCCTGCGGCATTTCCCGCGGCAGGCCAAGGGCAAGTCGTTCGATATCGTTTTCGTATTTTCGCTGTCTCCGATCACCGCGGCCATTCCCGCAATCTATCTGAAATGGCGTCTGCGCAAACCCATGGCGATGTGGGTGCTGGACCTGTGGCCGGAAAGCCTCAGCGCAACCGGCTTCATCAAGAACAAGTTCGTGCTGAACGCCATCGGGCTGATGGTGCGCGGAATCTACGCATGCTCCGGCCTGATCATGGTGCAGTCGCGTGCGTTCATCGACGCGGTTTCTCGCTATGCCGACCCGCGCAAGCTGGTCTACTACCCGAACTGCTCGCGCGACACGCCGCACACGCTGTCCGCCGACACGCAGGTACCGCGCGCACTGCTGGAGGAAATGGAGTCGCGCTTTTGCGTCGTGTTCGCGGGCAACCTGGGAACCGCGCAGGCCGTCGAAACCTTGGCCGCGGCCGCCGAGCAGCTCAAGCATCTGCCCGATGTCCGCCTCGTGCTGGTCGGCAGCGGCAGCATGTCGCCTTGGCTGGCGGAGCAGAAACAGGCCCGCAACCTGGACAACCTGATTCTTGCCGGCCGCTTTCCGGCCAGCGAAATGCCACAGTTCCTGACGCGCGCGCAAGGACTGATCGTTTCGCTCAAACGCAGCGAAATCTACGCGCAGACTGTACCCGCGAAGATCCAGACCTACTTGAGCGCCGGCCGCCCCATCCTCGCCTCGATCGACGGCGAAGGCGCGCGTGTCGTCGAGGAAGCGGGCGCCGGGCTGGTCAGTCCGGCCGAAGACGCCGGGCAATTGGCGCGCAACATCGAGCAATTGCACGGCATGTCGGCCGAGGCGCGCACCGCCATGGGCGAGCGCGGCCGCGCCTACTTCCTCGAACATTTCGAACTGGAAAAGCAGGCTGCCCGCCTGGCCGAACTGCTGCAGCAACATATCGATCGAGGTGGACGATGA
- a CDS encoding NAD-dependent epimerase/dehydratase family protein: MSQAITVGVLGATSPAGRQVLVKLAAAGHRVVAFSRSTQPAGETGAVRWVSLADSQAEDAARAAGPITVWIALCHIWVVGEHFDFMRRLGAQRVVCLSSTSRYTKISSQNAYEEALVRRLSDGERALAEWAEDAGIGWTVLRPTLIYGRSTDRNLSEIVRIIRKLHIFPVFGRAGGMRQPVYVDDVAQAAVLAAFAPQAANKGYNISGAEVLSYREMVTRIFKAMGRAPRLLTVPIWLFNSALFFLRLIPRYRNWNSDMVQRMNRDMVFAHDDAARDFDFKPQPFVLRDIDVL; encoded by the coding sequence ATGAGCCAAGCAATTACCGTGGGCGTCCTGGGCGCGACTTCCCCTGCGGGCCGGCAGGTGCTCGTCAAGCTTGCGGCTGCCGGTCACCGTGTTGTGGCATTCTCGCGCAGCACGCAACCGGCCGGCGAAACCGGCGCCGTAAGATGGGTATCGTTGGCCGACAGCCAGGCGGAAGATGCCGCCCGCGCCGCGGGTCCGATTACGGTCTGGATTGCGCTCTGCCATATCTGGGTGGTCGGTGAGCATTTCGATTTCATGCGCAGGCTGGGCGCCCAGCGCGTCGTCTGCCTGTCCTCGACCAGCCGCTACACCAAGATCAGCTCCCAGAACGCCTACGAAGAAGCCCTGGTACGGCGCCTGTCCGACGGCGAACGCGCCCTGGCCGAATGGGCCGAGGACGCCGGCATCGGCTGGACGGTGCTGCGCCCCACGCTGATCTACGGACGCAGCACCGACCGTAACCTGTCGGAGATCGTCCGCATCATCCGCAAGCTCCACATCTTTCCCGTGTTCGGGCGTGCCGGCGGAATGCGCCAGCCCGTCTATGTGGATGACGTCGCGCAGGCTGCCGTGCTCGCGGCGTTCGCGCCGCAAGCCGCCAACAAGGGATACAACATTTCCGGCGCGGAAGTACTGAGCTATCGGGAAATGGTGACGCGGATTTTCAAAGCCATGGGCCGGGCTCCGCGCCTGCTGACCGTCCCGATCTGGCTATTCAATTCCGCCCTGTTCTTCCTACGCCTGATTCCGCGCTACCGGAACTGGAATAGCGACATGGTGCAACGCATGAACCGCGACATGGTATTTGCGCACGACGACGCAGCGCGGGATTTCGATTTCAAACCGCAGCCATTCGTCCTGCGCGATATCGACGTTCTCTGA
- a CDS encoding MraY family glycosyltransferase: MDALTLPWWLFAVFAALAWLLTGALRRYALKHDVIDVPNARSSHKTPTPRGGGIAFVISFLLGLATLAGTGNIAPVDAIALGGAGAWIALIGFLDDHGHIPARWRLLAHFAGAAWALYWIGGVPSMSFWGLELQTGWLLSILGALYLVWMLNLYNFMDGIDGIASIEALCVTVGGCILYAMAGQPLAGIPSALLAATVAGFLIWNFPPAKIFMGDGGSGFLGLMLGALSLLAGWHSPAMLWAWLVLLGVFIIDATVTLIRRLGRGEKVYEAHRTHAYQYASRKYSSHRKVTLTVLVINIVWLFPWAAAISTGLINGLTGVLCAYIPLIALSIRLKAGTPETTN, from the coding sequence ATGGATGCCCTGACGCTACCGTGGTGGTTATTCGCAGTATTCGCGGCGCTGGCCTGGCTGTTGACAGGCGCGCTGCGCCGCTATGCGCTAAAGCATGATGTCATCGACGTGCCAAATGCGCGCAGTTCGCACAAGACACCCACGCCTCGCGGCGGCGGTATTGCGTTTGTCATCAGCTTTCTGCTGGGATTGGCGACGCTGGCCGGTACCGGGAATATTGCACCCGTGGATGCGATCGCCCTGGGCGGCGCGGGCGCCTGGATCGCGCTCATCGGTTTTCTCGACGACCACGGCCATATCCCGGCGCGCTGGAGATTGCTGGCCCACTTCGCCGGGGCAGCCTGGGCGCTCTACTGGATAGGCGGCGTGCCCTCGATGTCGTTCTGGGGGCTGGAACTGCAAACAGGCTGGTTGCTCTCGATCTTGGGCGCGCTGTACCTGGTATGGATGCTCAATCTCTACAATTTCATGGATGGCATCGACGGCATTGCCAGCATCGAGGCGCTCTGCGTCACGGTGGGCGGCTGCATTCTGTACGCGATGGCCGGCCAACCGTTGGCAGGCATTCCCAGCGCGCTGCTGGCGGCCACGGTGGCGGGCTTCCTGATCTGGAATTTTCCGCCGGCGAAGATATTCATGGGCGATGGCGGCAGTGGCTTCCTCGGCCTGATGCTCGGCGCCCTGTCGCTCTTGGCTGGATGGCATTCTCCGGCCATGTTGTGGGCGTGGCTGGTGCTGCTGGGTGTTTTCATCATCGACGCAACCGTGACCCTGATACGCAGGCTTGGGCGCGGAGAAAAAGTTTATGAAGCGCACCGGACTCACGCGTACCAATATGCTAGCCGCAAATATTCCAGCCACAGAAAAGTCACGCTTACGGTGCTTGTGATTAATATCGTGTGGCTGTTCCCGTGGGCTGCGGCAATATCGACAGGATTAATCAACGGTCTGACTGGCGTACTTTGCGCATATATACCGCTAATAGCCCTGTCCATACGGCTTAAGGCGGGAACCCCGGAAACCACAAACTGA
- a CDS encoding acetyltransferase: protein MNSKGILLIIGSGGHGRAVAEAAELTGEWTGIDFADDAYPALQQSGDWHIVGSTGQLPELARNYQAAVVAIGNQAVRQRLTDTLTDLGIPLATIVHPRAWVSALAEVGAGCAIMAGAVVGACARLGRGVIVNANATADHDVVLGDFAHLGVGVQLAGGVVIEDRAWLQAGSCAGYRVRVPADAVLPPGSRLIAD, encoded by the coding sequence ATGAATTCCAAAGGCATCTTGCTCATCATCGGCAGCGGCGGGCATGGACGCGCGGTCGCCGAAGCCGCCGAGCTGACAGGCGAATGGACCGGTATTGACTTCGCCGATGACGCGTATCCCGCCCTGCAGCAGTCGGGCGACTGGCACATCGTCGGCTCGACCGGCCAGCTGCCGGAGCTGGCCCGCAACTATCAGGCGGCGGTCGTGGCCATCGGCAACCAGGCTGTGCGCCAACGCTTGACCGACACGCTGACTGATCTCGGCATACCGCTCGCAACCATCGTTCATCCGCGGGCCTGGGTCAGCGCGCTGGCCGAGGTCGGCGCTGGCTGCGCCATCATGGCCGGCGCCGTGGTCGGCGCCTGTGCGCGTTTGGGGCGTGGCGTCATCGTCAATGCCAACGCCACAGCGGACCACGATGTCGTGCTCGGCGACTTTGCCCATCTTGGCGTTGGCGTCCAGCTCGCCGGCGGCGTAGTCATTGAAGATCGCGCCTGGCTGCAGGCCGGATCCTGTGCCGGATACCGGGTCCGGGTGCCTGCGGACGCCGTATTGCCCCCGGGTTCGCGCCTGATCGCGGATTGA
- a CDS encoding nucleoside-diphosphate sugar epimerase/dehydratase, which produces MFLFDLAAILIAWLGAFLIRFNFEWPTEWEGPIARALLVLLPVQIIACRWAGLYRGMWIFASLPDLKRVLNVVLASTVALLLFAFLNRGQPALPRSILVLYPLLLLLVMGGGRAAWRMWKEHRLYRAGFGKGTPVVVVGAGTAGAMLVRELGRSSDWHVVALVDDDPAKRGLEISGCRVAGGTNRLPEILNDYGAKHVILAIPSAKGTAIRHVSDIVTRAGASLFTVPGLSELMSGRVAINMMRPVKIEDLLGRESVHIDNVNIHEMIAGKQILVTGAGGSIGSELCRQLARFAPAAIILYEVSEFALYTIEQWFTDNQPSVRVIPLAGDVKDATRVDEVFARYKPDIVFHAAAYKHVPLMEIDNAWQAVRNNVLGTLNVAQCAERYQAQRFVLISTDKAVNPTNVMGATKRMAEMVCEVLHGRNGKTRFQIVRFGNVLGSTGSVIPRFQSQISRGGPVSVTHPEITRYFMSIPEAARLVLQAAAMGNGGEIFVLDMGEPVKIADLARNMIRLSGFTEEEIHIEFTGLRPGEKLYEELLADCEETLETPHPKLRIARSRPVPDGFREAGMSWIAGSEPVSDEDVRAELKCWMPEYEPSKQ; this is translated from the coding sequence GTGTTTCTGTTTGACCTGGCGGCAATCCTCATCGCCTGGCTGGGGGCATTCCTCATCCGCTTCAATTTCGAATGGCCGACCGAGTGGGAAGGCCCCATAGCGCGAGCGCTGCTCGTCTTGCTGCCCGTGCAAATCATCGCCTGCCGCTGGGCGGGCCTGTATCGCGGCATGTGGATCTTCGCCAGCCTGCCAGACCTCAAGCGCGTCCTGAACGTGGTGCTCGCCTCAACGGTCGCCCTGCTGCTCTTTGCCTTCCTCAATCGTGGCCAGCCCGCATTGCCGCGTTCCATCCTGGTGCTGTATCCCTTGCTGCTGCTCTTGGTCATGGGCGGTGGACGCGCCGCCTGGCGCATGTGGAAGGAACACAGGCTATACCGCGCGGGCTTCGGCAAGGGCACGCCCGTCGTCGTGGTCGGCGCGGGCACGGCTGGCGCCATGCTGGTCCGCGAACTGGGTCGTAGTTCCGATTGGCATGTGGTGGCGTTGGTGGACGACGATCCCGCCAAGCGAGGCCTGGAAATCTCCGGCTGTCGCGTGGCCGGCGGCACCAACAGGCTGCCAGAAATCCTCAATGACTACGGCGCCAAGCACGTTATCCTGGCCATTCCTTCCGCCAAGGGAACCGCCATCCGCCACGTGTCCGACATCGTGACCCGCGCGGGCGCGTCGCTGTTCACCGTGCCGGGGTTGAGCGAGCTGATGAGCGGCCGTGTCGCCATCAACATGATGCGTCCGGTAAAGATCGAGGATCTGTTGGGCCGCGAATCCGTGCATATCGACAACGTCAATATCCACGAAATGATTGCCGGCAAGCAGATCCTGGTGACCGGCGCGGGCGGCTCGATCGGCAGCGAACTGTGCCGTCAGCTTGCACGCTTCGCGCCGGCCGCCATCATCCTGTACGAGGTGAGCGAGTTCGCCCTCTACACCATCGAACAATGGTTCACCGACAACCAGCCCTCGGTGCGCGTCATCCCGCTAGCGGGAGACGTCAAGGACGCCACGCGCGTGGATGAGGTCTTTGCGCGCTACAAGCCGGACATCGTGTTCCATGCGGCGGCGTACAAGCACGTGCCTCTCATGGAGATCGACAATGCCTGGCAAGCTGTGCGCAATAACGTGCTCGGCACCCTGAACGTGGCCCAATGCGCCGAACGCTACCAGGCGCAGCGCTTCGTCCTCATCTCTACCGACAAGGCCGTGAACCCCACCAACGTGATGGGAGCGACGAAGCGCATGGCTGAGATGGTGTGCGAAGTGCTGCATGGACGGAACGGCAAGACGCGGTTCCAGATCGTCCGTTTCGGGAACGTGCTGGGCAGCACGGGCAGCGTCATTCCCAGGTTCCAATCCCAAATCTCGCGCGGCGGCCCCGTTTCCGTCACCCACCCCGAGATTACGCGTTACTTCATGTCCATTCCCGAAGCGGCTCGGCTGGTGTTGCAGGCGGCCGCCATGGGCAACGGCGGAGAAATCTTCGTGCTGGACATGGGCGAACCCGTCAAGATCGCGGATCTGGCGCGCAACATGATCCGCCTCTCGGGATTCACCGAAGAGGAGATCCACATCGAATTCACGGGGCTGCGCCCGGGCGAGAAACTTTACGAAGAGTTGCTCGCGGATTGTGAAGAAACACTGGAAACACCGCACCCCAAACTGCGGATCGCGCGTTCCCGTCCCGTTCCCGACGGTTTCCGTGAAGCCGGCATGAGCTGGATCGCAGGATCCGAACCCGTGTCAGACGAGGACGTGCGCGCGGAATTGAAATGCTGGATGCCCGAGTACGAGCCCTCCAAGCAATGA
- the rfbB gene encoding dTDP-glucose 4,6-dehydratase translates to MTILVTGGAGFIGANFVLDWLAQSDEPIINLDKLTYAGNPQSLRALQGDKRHELVVGDICDTALVGKLLMQHRPRAIINLAAESHVDRSIHGPGAFIQTNIVGTFSLLEAVRTYWSELEPAAQASFRLLHVSTDEVYGSLSAHEDAFTETHTYEPNSPYSASKAASDHLVRAYHHTYGLPLLTTNCSNNYGPLQFPEKLIPLVIANALAGKPLPIYGDGQQVRDWLYVKDHCSGLRRVLEAGRLGETYNIGGWNERTNLTVVTEICALLDALQPRSDGASYKGQIAFIKDRPGHDRRYAINASKIGEELGWRPAETFETGLRKTVQWYLGNSQWVDDIVNGAYHRSWVGQHYAE, encoded by the coding sequence ATGACTATTCTCGTTACCGGCGGCGCCGGTTTCATCGGAGCCAACTTTGTGCTTGACTGGTTGGCTCAAAGCGATGAACCAATCATCAACCTGGACAAGCTCACCTACGCGGGCAATCCACAGAGTCTGCGAGCGCTGCAAGGGGATAAGCGGCACGAACTGGTTGTAGGCGATATTTGCGACACTGCCCTGGTCGGCAAGCTACTGATGCAACATCGGCCGCGCGCGATAATCAATCTGGCTGCCGAATCGCACGTGGACCGTTCCATCCATGGGCCTGGCGCTTTTATTCAAACCAATATCGTCGGCACGTTCAGTCTGCTGGAAGCCGTAAGAACTTACTGGAGCGAACTGGAGCCGGCAGCCCAAGCCAGTTTTCGCCTTCTGCACGTATCGACGGACGAAGTCTATGGTTCGTTGTCGGCGCATGAAGATGCGTTTACCGAAACGCACACATATGAGCCCAATAGTCCATATTCGGCAAGCAAGGCCGCCAGCGACCATCTGGTGCGGGCCTATCATCACACGTATGGCTTGCCGCTACTGACGACAAACTGCTCGAACAATTATGGCCCCCTCCAGTTTCCGGAAAAGCTGATTCCGCTGGTGATCGCCAACGCGCTTGCCGGCAAGCCGTTGCCTATATATGGCGATGGTCAGCAAGTGCGTGATTGGCTGTACGTGAAGGACCATTGCAGCGGCCTGCGCAGAGTGCTCGAAGCCGGACGCCTGGGCGAGACCTACAACATCGGGGGCTGGAACGAGCGCACGAATCTGACAGTGGTGACGGAGATATGCGCGTTGCTGGATGCGCTGCAGCCTCGGTCGGACGGCGCCTCGTATAAGGGCCAGATCGCTTTCATTAAGGATAGGCCCGGCCATGATCGCCGTTACGCCATCAATGCATCCAAGATCGGCGAAGAACTGGGTTGGCGGCCGGCCGAGACATTCGAAACCGGGCTGCGCAAGACCGTGCAATGGTATCTCGGCAACAGCCAATGGGTGGATGACATCGTTAACGGCGCCTATCACCGGAGCTGGGTCGGCCAACACTACGCGGAATAG
- a CDS encoding CoxG family protein, whose protein sequence is MRIADAQWIPSSQHQTWDALTDPAVLQRCIPGCVEVSRLSPTEYAVKLHAKVAGIDTDYDGEILMSDVDPHNSCTLVFEGKGRAACLAIGTAQINLSTKDEGTRVAYTVACMTGGKLAEYGEGMLLKAGDKIIQKFFATFIDYMAAQPRVAPPPPPPEPEPRGLSNSRWSWIMVVLVIAVFWGYHAFYK, encoded by the coding sequence ATGCGCATTGCAGATGCCCAGTGGATTCCTTCAAGCCAACACCAAACTTGGGATGCCCTGACCGATCCTGCGGTGCTGCAGCGATGTATTCCAGGCTGCGTAGAGGTTTCCCGCCTTAGCCCGACCGAGTACGCCGTCAAACTCCACGCCAAGGTAGCGGGAATCGACACCGACTACGACGGAGAGATCCTAATGTCCGACGTCGATCCCCACAACAGCTGCACGCTAGTCTTCGAAGGCAAGGGACGCGCCGCCTGCCTGGCTATCGGAACTGCGCAGATCAACCTCAGCACCAAGGATGAAGGCACGCGGGTCGCGTATACCGTCGCCTGCATGACCGGCGGCAAGCTGGCGGAGTACGGTGAAGGGATGCTGCTGAAAGCGGGCGACAAGATCATCCAGAAGTTCTTCGCCACCTTCATCGACTACATGGCCGCCCAGCCCCGCGTGGCACCGCCGCCGCCACCGCCCGAGCCCGAACCACGCGGACTGTCCAATTCGCGCTGGTCCTGGATCATGGTAGTGCTGGTGATCGCGGTTTTCTGGGGCTACCACGCCTTCTATAAGTGA
- a CDS encoding MFS transporter: MGMAGVSATVVLAALDSTIISTTLPRVADALNGMALYAWVGTGYLLATAASIMIFGRLGDMFGRKPLMLLSVLIVALGSIACGLSQTMTQLIIFRSLQGVGGGMMIATAFAAPADLFPDAKQRVRWMALVSAAFAMASGIGPVLGGAATQALGWRAAFFIAPIAAVAAFFLLARYFPRIRPIHDGSRKIDWLGAILLVLAVGAPLAALELAFASGDHAQPMLGLALAVLGVAAIAILIPTERRVTSPIFPLRVLRGAESRLLNLAAMMVGAVMFVLIFYSPLLLQQVLSYTPSEAGLLLTPLVAAISVGSIINGRLFPKQAEPQRLMVFGGCLLAAGSLMVLLISPGTSAWWILAAFFVNGCALGFLLPNLTLFMQMLSERRDVGVASALVQTTRAIGSALGTAVVGIIISHSTILNGVRAGLMLCIVLSLACAVLAHRVKMKNLVTSRNQ; encoded by the coding sequence ATGGGTATGGCGGGGGTTTCGGCGACCGTCGTGCTGGCCGCGCTGGACTCCACCATCATCAGCACCACCCTGCCGCGTGTGGCCGATGCCCTGAATGGCATGGCGTTGTACGCCTGGGTGGGAACCGGCTACCTGCTGGCCACCGCCGCCTCCATCATGATTTTTGGCCGGCTGGGGGACATGTTCGGCCGCAAGCCCCTGATGCTGCTGTCGGTACTGATCGTCGCGCTAGGCTCGATCGCCTGTGGCCTGTCGCAAACCATGACCCAACTGATCATCTTCCGATCGCTGCAAGGTGTAGGCGGCGGCATGATGATAGCAACCGCGTTCGCCGCGCCGGCGGACCTATTTCCCGACGCCAAACAACGGGTGCGCTGGATGGCGCTGGTATCGGCCGCGTTTGCCATGGCCAGCGGCATCGGCCCAGTCCTCGGTGGCGCCGCAACGCAAGCGCTGGGCTGGCGGGCAGCCTTTTTCATCGCACCGATCGCGGCCGTGGCCGCGTTCTTCCTGCTGGCCCGTTACTTCCCCCGCATCCGCCCCATCCACGACGGTAGCCGCAAGATCGACTGGCTTGGCGCCATCTTGCTAGTCCTCGCGGTCGGCGCTCCGCTGGCCGCACTGGAACTGGCCTTCGCCAGCGGTGATCACGCCCAGCCCATGTTGGGATTGGCGCTGGCCGTGCTGGGCGTCGCGGCCATTGCCATCCTAATCCCGACGGAACGCCGCGTGACCTCCCCCATTTTCCCGTTGCGCGTGCTGAGGGGCGCGGAATCGCGCCTACTGAATCTGGCGGCAATGATGGTGGGTGCGGTCATGTTCGTGCTGATCTTCTACAGCCCGCTGCTGTTGCAGCAGGTACTGAGCTATACCCCCAGCGAAGCCGGCCTGCTACTCACGCCCCTGGTTGCCGCGATTTCCGTAGGAAGCATCATCAACGGCCGCCTATTCCCCAAACAAGCCGAACCGCAGCGCCTGATGGTGTTCGGCGGTTGCCTGCTGGCGGCCGGTTCGCTAATGGTGCTGCTGATCTCCCCGGGCACCTCGGCCTGGTGGATCCTGGCCGCTTTCTTCGTCAATGGCTGCGCGCTGGGCTTCCTGCTGCCCAACCTGACCCTGTTCATGCAGATGCTGAGCGAACGGCGTGACGTAGGCGTAGCTTCGGCACTGGTTCAGACCACTCGCGCCATCGGCAGTGCGCTCGGGACGGCTGTGGTTGGCATCATCATCTCCCACAGCACGATACTAAACGGAGTGCGCGCGGGCCTGATGCTATGTATTGTCCTGTCACTCGCCTGTGCCGTGCTCGCGCACCGGGTGAAAATGAAGAACTTGGTCACGTCGCGAAACCAGTAG
- a CDS encoding DMT family transporter, which produces MRQRDLTDLLLLAAVWGGSFLFMRLAVPEFGPIALIELRVGLAALSLLPIAVLRGKLPVMARHWRSILVVGTLNAAVPFLLYAYAAQSLGAGFLSVANAVTPVWGAVVGWLWLKDKLPITRAIGLALGFLGIVVLVWDKLDFRDGGAGMAVLASISAPIFYGIAANWTKRFLSEVDALANATGSMVAAALVLLPFALAAWPSTTISATAWQATIVLAVVCTGAAYIVFFRLIANVGPTGAVSVTFLVPIFGVLWGSWFLHEPVTPSIAAGAGIILIGTALALGLIKPRRADRTRAP; this is translated from the coding sequence ATGCGTCAACGTGATTTAACAGATTTGCTGCTTTTGGCGGCGGTCTGGGGCGGGTCGTTTCTATTCATGCGCCTAGCCGTGCCAGAATTCGGTCCCATCGCGCTGATCGAACTTCGAGTCGGATTGGCGGCATTATCCTTGCTCCCGATCGCCGTCCTTCGCGGCAAGCTACCCGTAATGGCACGGCACTGGCGATCCATTCTCGTGGTGGGCACGCTGAACGCCGCTGTGCCCTTCCTGCTCTATGCGTACGCTGCGCAATCCCTGGGCGCGGGGTTCCTCTCTGTAGCCAATGCCGTAACGCCGGTCTGGGGCGCTGTTGTAGGCTGGCTTTGGCTCAAGGACAAACTGCCTATAACGCGGGCGATAGGATTGGCCTTAGGGTTTCTAGGTATCGTCGTACTGGTCTGGGATAAGTTGGACTTCAGGGATGGAGGCGCGGGAATGGCCGTGCTCGCCTCGATCTCCGCACCAATCTTCTATGGAATCGCCGCCAACTGGACCAAGCGCTTCCTGAGCGAGGTAGACGCCCTAGCCAACGCCACGGGCAGCATGGTGGCCGCAGCTCTTGTTTTGCTGCCCTTCGCCCTTGCCGCGTGGCCAAGCACAACCATTTCCGCAACGGCGTGGCAAGCAACTATCGTCCTCGCTGTCGTATGTACCGGCGCGGCCTATATCGTGTTTTTCCGGTTAATCGCCAATGTAGGTCCGACGGGGGCCGTTAGCGTCACTTTTCTGGTTCCCATTTTTGGGGTGCTATGGGGTTCGTGGTTTCTCCACGAACCGGTCACTCCCTCAATTGCAGCTGGCGCCGGCATTATTCTGATAGGCACGGCGCTAGCTCTAGGCTTAATCAAGCCAAGACGGGCGGACCGAACCAGAGCGCCTTAA
- the rfbA gene encoding glucose-1-phosphate thymidylyltransferase RfbA has protein sequence MKAIILAGGNGSRLYPLTRVSSKQLQAVYDKPMIYYPLTMLIAAKVREFCIICTPHDLPRFQQLLGDGAQWGLSIEYLPQPKPEGIAQAFLIAEKFIGDDSVVLMLGDNIFSGARAFPEALEGFVSGAAVFAYPVKDPQRYGVIEFDGQGNALSIEEKPKQPRSHYAVPGIYIYDNQVLPMARSLRPSARGELEITDINRLYLERGELRVHKLSRGFAWLDAGTSSALQEASAYIEMIERRQGVKIGCPEEASLRRGFLNIDEFERLLLDMPNCEYRDYLASIAQEFKRTY, from the coding sequence ATGAAAGCAATTATTCTCGCTGGTGGCAATGGTTCGCGGTTGTATCCGCTTACGCGCGTGTCAAGCAAGCAATTGCAGGCTGTCTATGACAAGCCGATGATTTACTACCCGTTGACCATGCTGATAGCGGCGAAGGTCAGGGAGTTTTGTATTATCTGCACGCCTCACGATCTACCAAGATTTCAGCAATTGCTGGGTGACGGCGCGCAATGGGGGCTATCAATCGAGTATCTGCCGCAGCCGAAGCCAGAGGGTATTGCGCAAGCATTTTTGATCGCGGAAAAGTTCATTGGTGACGATAGTGTCGTGTTGATGCTTGGGGACAATATTTTTTCTGGGGCCCGGGCGTTTCCGGAGGCACTCGAAGGATTTGTTTCGGGTGCTGCTGTTTTTGCCTATCCGGTGAAGGATCCGCAACGCTATGGTGTGATCGAGTTTGACGGGCAAGGCAATGCCTTGTCCATTGAAGAAAAGCCGAAACAGCCGCGTAGCCATTACGCGGTGCCCGGCATTTATATCTATGACAACCAGGTGTTGCCGATGGCCAGGAGCCTGCGACCATCGGCAAGAGGTGAACTCGAGATCACGGATATTAATCGGCTGTATCTCGAGCGCGGCGAGTTGCGCGTGCACAAGCTGAGTCGAGGTTTTGCCTGGCTGGATGCGGGTACAAGTAGCGCTTTGCAGGAGGCATCAGCCTATATTGAAATGATTGAACGCCGGCAGGGCGTCAAGATAGGGTGCCCCGAGGAAGCTTCACTACGGCGAGGCTTTCTGAACATAGATGAGTTCGAACGCTTGCTTTTGGATATGCCGAATTGTGAATACAGGGACTATCTTGCCTCGATCGCTCAGGAATTCAAGCGAACATATTAA